A part of Tardiphaga sp. vice304 genomic DNA contains:
- a CDS encoding MOSC domain-containing protein gives MPENHPASVANLYRYPVKGLTPEQLSEVTLSVGQPLPGDRRYAIENGPSGFDPAAPQYFPKTKFLMLMRNERLAGLRTHYDDASHVLTIRENGEETARGHLDSAEGRTAIEQFFAANFADDLRGPPKILFADGHSFSDVARKVVSIINLASVAALEGEIGQSVHPLRFRGNLHVAGWPAWHEFELMDQVLSIGGARLKIVKRIVRCAATNVDPDTAARDLTIPATLQKTYGHADLGVYAEVIGGGVVAAGDTIEVEAPTFL, from the coding sequence ATGCCTGAAAATCATCCCGCCTCCGTCGCCAACCTGTATCGCTACCCCGTCAAGGGCCTGACGCCCGAACAGCTTTCCGAAGTGACGCTGTCGGTCGGCCAGCCCCTGCCAGGCGACCGGCGCTATGCGATCGAGAACGGGCCGAGCGGGTTCGACCCGGCGGCGCCGCAATATTTTCCCAAGACGAAGTTTCTGATGCTGATGCGCAACGAGCGGCTGGCCGGCTTGCGCACCCATTATGACGACGCCAGCCATGTGCTGACGATCCGCGAGAATGGCGAGGAGACGGCGCGCGGCCATCTCGACAGCGCCGAAGGGCGCACGGCCATCGAGCAGTTCTTCGCTGCGAACTTTGCCGACGATCTGCGTGGGCCGCCGAAAATCCTGTTCGCCGACGGGCACAGCTTTTCCGACGTCGCCAGGAAGGTGGTGTCGATCATCAACCTCGCCAGCGTGGCCGCGCTGGAAGGCGAGATCGGGCAGTCCGTGCACCCGCTGCGGTTTCGCGGCAATCTCCATGTCGCGGGTTGGCCGGCATGGCATGAATTCGAGCTGATGGACCAGGTGCTGTCGATCGGCGGGGCCCGGCTGAAGATCGTCAAGCGCATCGTGCGCTGTGCCGCCACCAACGTCGATCCCGACACCGCGGCGCGCGATCTCACGATCCCCGCGACGTTGCAGAAGACCTATGGCCACGCCGATCTCGGCGTCTATGCCGAGGTGATCGGCGGCGGCGTGGTCGCCGCTGGCGATACAATTGAAGTGGAAGCGCCGACCTTCCTGTAG